In one Echinicola marina genomic region, the following are encoded:
- a CDS encoding Gfo/Idh/MocA family protein, giving the protein MKKRAFLKNTAALAAVSMLPGSTWALGKSKKLRTAHIGLGAMGIADLKSISSHSSVDVVALCDVDSKALDTAKAMHPNAKIYKDYREMMKEMVDSIDAVVVSTPDHTHAPASMLAMEKGKPVYCQKPLTHHVTEARAMKKYAEDHNIITQMGIQVHSFYDYKLATHLIQSGIIGKVKTVRAWSPKNWGFDGPAPEGQDPVPENLDWNLWLGTSAERPYKEGVYHPGNWRKLLDYGCGTLGDMGVHIFDTPYNALELDVPMTIKNKCRKPTGFGFPENNEVTYEFPQTPYTTKKLKWVWYDGPGAPDKHKDLKLPNDDKLPGQGAMFIGEDGRRLLLPHFMQLPKLIVDGEYKELDLTGTEHIGKPVRDYDSEGDKHYHQFVDACLGKDETSAPFSYAARLTETILLGTIAGRFPNKKLHWDAASGRFAEEEANKLLDAPYRDF; this is encoded by the coding sequence ATGAAAAAAAGAGCATTTCTTAAAAACACAGCAGCATTAGCAGCTGTATCCATGTTACCTGGATCCACCTGGGCCTTGGGTAAAAGCAAAAAACTAAGAACGGCACATATTGGCTTAGGAGCCATGGGCATTGCAGATTTGAAGTCCATCTCTTCCCATTCTTCTGTAGATGTAGTTGCACTATGTGATGTAGACTCTAAAGCATTGGACACTGCCAAAGCCATGCACCCAAATGCAAAAATCTATAAAGACTATAGAGAAATGATGAAGGAAATGGTGGACAGTATTGATGCCGTTGTAGTTTCCACACCAGACCATACCCATGCTCCAGCTTCCATGCTGGCAATGGAAAAAGGCAAACCAGTATACTGCCAGAAGCCATTGACCCACCATGTTACCGAGGCCAGGGCCATGAAAAAATATGCTGAAGACCATAATATCATCACCCAAATGGGCATTCAGGTACACTCCTTCTACGACTACAAATTGGCTACCCATTTGATTCAGTCAGGAATTATCGGAAAAGTAAAAACCGTTAGGGCTTGGTCTCCTAAAAACTGGGGATTTGATGGACCTGCACCAGAAGGTCAAGACCCAGTTCCAGAAAACTTGGACTGGAACCTATGGCTGGGAACTTCTGCAGAAAGACCATACAAAGAGGGGGTATACCATCCTGGCAATTGGAGAAAATTATTGGACTACGGTTGCGGTACCTTGGGTGATATGGGAGTTCATATTTTTGATACCCCTTATAATGCCTTGGAACTTGACGTACCCATGACCATCAAAAATAAATGTAGAAAGCCTACAGGATTTGGCTTTCCTGAAAACAATGAGGTTACTTATGAATTTCCACAGACACCATATACTACTAAAAAACTGAAATGGGTATGGTATGATGGCCCAGGAGCACCTGACAAACATAAAGACCTTAAATTGCCCAATGATGACAAACTTCCAGGACAGGGAGCCATGTTTATCGGAGAAGATGGAAGAAGACTATTACTGCCTCACTTCATGCAGCTTCCAAAGCTGATCGTGGATGGTGAATATAAGGAATTGGACCTTACAGGAACTGAGCACATAGGAAAACCAGTTCGTGATTATGACAGTGAAGGTGATAAACATTATCATCAATTTGTGGATGCGTGTTTAGGAAAAGATGAAACCAGCGCACCTTTCTCCTATGCTGCCCGACTGACTGAAACTATCCTGCTAGGAACCATCGCAGGTAGATTCCCAAATAAAAAACTACACTGGGATGCAGCATCCGGAAGATTTGCAGAAGAAGAAGCCAATAAATTATTGGATGCCCCTTATAGGGATTTCTAA
- the mazG gene encoding nucleoside triphosphate pyrophosphohydrolase: MSEFSSRQQQLEAFDRLLTIMDELREQCPWDRKQTIESLRHLTIEETFELSDAILDNDLEEVKKELGDILLHIVFYAKIGSEKKSFDISTVIHGLCEKLIRRHPHIYGDTEAQDEEAVKQNWEKIKLKEKGNKSVLGGVPRSLPALIKAMRIQEKARGVGFDWEEKDQVWEKVEEEMQEFKSEFDATENKAIDKEKATGEFGDLLFSLINYARFIDINPEEALEKTNKKFIHRFQYLERSARDAGKKLEDMSLSEMDKFWNEAKNQ; this comes from the coding sequence ATGTCTGAATTCTCCTCCCGCCAACAACAATTGGAAGCTTTTGACCGGCTATTGACCATTATGGATGAACTCAGGGAACAGTGCCCTTGGGACCGCAAACAGACCATCGAAAGCCTTAGGCACCTGACCATTGAAGAAACTTTTGAACTTTCAGATGCCATTTTGGACAATGACCTTGAAGAAGTAAAAAAAGAGCTTGGAGATATTTTACTTCACATTGTTTTCTATGCCAAAATCGGTTCGGAAAAGAAGTCTTTTGATATAAGCACGGTGATCCACGGCCTTTGTGAAAAACTGATCAGAAGGCATCCTCATATCTATGGGGATACTGAAGCACAAGATGAGGAAGCCGTAAAGCAAAATTGGGAAAAGATCAAGCTGAAAGAGAAGGGCAATAAAAGTGTACTTGGAGGTGTCCCTAGGTCTCTCCCAGCACTCATCAAAGCCATGAGAATTCAGGAAAAGGCCAGGGGAGTAGGTTTCGACTGGGAAGAAAAAGACCAAGTTTGGGAAAAAGTGGAAGAGGAAATGCAGGAGTTCAAATCTGAGTTTGATGCAACGGAAAACAAGGCCATTGATAAGGAAAAGGCTACTGGTGAATTTGGTGACCTGTTGTTTTCTTTGATCAATTATGCTCGGTTTATCGATATCAATCCTGAAGAAGCTCTGGAGAAAACCAATAAAAAGTTCATACATCGCTTTCAGTACCTGGAAAGATCTGCTAGGGATGCCGGGAAGAAACTGGAAGATATGAGCCTATCTGAAATGGATAAATTCTGGAATGAAGCCAAAAATCAATAA
- a CDS encoding pyridoxal-phosphate dependent enzyme → MQQFRFPQLIDLKQAYQRIMAYIHRTPIMTCSAIDEIAGCQLYFKCENLQKVGAFKARGATNAILKLPPELRQNGVATHSSGNHAAALSRAASETGTKAYIVMPSNAPAIKKAAVKSYGGEIIECEPNLKAREKTLEKVVEETGAAFIPPYDYMDVIEGQATCALEMWDEGIPFDAIVAPVGGGGLLAGTALATHFLSAKTPVYGAEPKGADDAQRSFKAKRIIPMEKPNTIADGLLTSLGERNFILISKYVKDIFTVTDEEIIAAMRLVFERMKLVIEPSSAVALAVVLANKEIFKDKNVGIIISGGNVDVSKLPFR, encoded by the coding sequence ATGCAACAATTTAGATTTCCACAACTCATTGACCTTAAGCAGGCTTATCAACGGATCATGGCTTATATCCATCGCACGCCGATCATGACCTGCAGTGCTATTGATGAAATAGCTGGTTGTCAACTGTATTTTAAATGTGAAAATCTGCAAAAAGTGGGAGCCTTCAAAGCCCGCGGAGCCACTAACGCCATCCTTAAGCTTCCTCCTGAACTTCGACAAAATGGCGTAGCTACCCACAGTAGTGGAAACCATGCCGCTGCGCTGTCAAGAGCCGCTAGCGAAACAGGAACAAAGGCATACATTGTGATGCCATCCAATGCCCCAGCCATCAAAAAGGCCGCCGTAAAGAGTTATGGTGGAGAAATTATTGAATGCGAACCCAATTTGAAAGCAAGGGAAAAAACCTTGGAAAAAGTAGTGGAAGAAACGGGCGCCGCTTTTATTCCCCCTTACGATTATATGGATGTAATCGAGGGACAAGCTACCTGTGCATTAGAAATGTGGGACGAGGGAATTCCTTTTGATGCCATCGTTGCGCCAGTAGGAGGTGGTGGATTGCTTGCCGGAACTGCTCTGGCCACTCATTTTCTTTCGGCCAAAACACCTGTATATGGTGCAGAACCCAAAGGAGCCGATGATGCCCAGAGAAGCTTCAAGGCCAAGCGCATTATCCCTATGGAAAAACCCAATACTATAGCAGACGGTCTTTTGACCTCATTGGGAGAACGTAACTTTATCCTGATCTCAAAATATGTTAAGGATATTTTCACCGTCACTGATGAAGAAATTATTGCTGCCATGCGTTTGGTATTCGAAAGAATGAAATTGGTTATCGAACCAAGCAGTGCAGTGGCCCTTGCAGTAGTACTGGCCAATAAAGAAATATTCAAGGATAAAAATGTAGGTATTATCATTTCCGGTGGAAATGTAGACGTCAGTAAATTACCCTTTAGATAA
- a CDS encoding chloride channel protein, with amino-acid sequence MAKTDIITRFLIWRLKHISTKNFVLLLSGVIGILTGLAAVILKESVHFIQHWLFETLQIEYANFFFILYPMIGIFLTYFVGKYIVKDYGGHGIPDILYNISKKNSLIPRVKMYSRVVTSCLTVGLGGSVGLEAPIVVTGAAIGSNSGNLMHLNSKKRNILIGCGAAGGISAIFGSPIGGVIFAIEVILMEVNVGAFIPLLIASVMGSLTTMVLIGNDVIFSFNITDEFIAAHTPFYLALGAVTGIVSVYFNRAVLKTESMLEKFRNPWLKILYGGGILGLLIFFFPPIYGEGYNTLNSLISGDPSTLLDRSPFFSEIDNSYFILAYLLLIIISKPVAAALTIGSGGSGGIFAPSLYVGGITGFLFAYSSNFFGGYIPLPVAHFTLVAMCGVMSGVQHAPLSAIFLIAEVTGGYELFVPLMLVSAISMATASYFNKNSLYRSQLVEQGKHLPETKDEQVLDLIDIRRIMEKDLLPIHPDASLKDLCGLVKLSKRNIFPVVDGEGQLNGIITLDDIRNIMFDREKQETVQVRQIMHSPPDSIQPAEGMREVMGKFEKSGAWNLPVVDNGRYLGFISKSRIFNAYRTRLIRQQQE; translated from the coding sequence TTGGCAAAAACAGATATAATTACCCGGTTTCTAATCTGGAGGCTCAAACACATCAGCACCAAGAATTTTGTCCTTCTTCTTAGTGGCGTGATCGGCATTTTAACAGGCCTGGCGGCAGTAATTCTAAAAGAGTCTGTACACTTTATACAACATTGGTTATTCGAAACCCTTCAAATAGAATACGCCAATTTCTTTTTTATTCTTTACCCGATGATAGGGATTTTCCTGACGTATTTTGTGGGCAAGTATATTGTAAAAGATTATGGAGGGCATGGTATTCCGGACATTTTATACAATATCTCCAAGAAAAACAGCCTGATTCCCCGGGTAAAGATGTACAGCCGAGTAGTAACCTCCTGCCTTACCGTAGGACTTGGAGGCTCTGTCGGATTGGAGGCTCCAATTGTCGTGACAGGAGCTGCTATTGGTTCCAATTCGGGTAACCTGATGCACCTCAATTCAAAAAAAAGAAATATACTTATAGGCTGTGGAGCTGCGGGTGGGATATCGGCCATATTTGGCTCTCCCATTGGAGGAGTGATATTTGCTATTGAGGTTATCCTAATGGAGGTCAATGTAGGCGCCTTTATTCCGCTGCTCATTGCATCGGTGATGGGTTCGCTGACCACTATGGTGCTCATCGGAAATGATGTGATTTTTTCCTTCAATATTACCGATGAATTTATCGCTGCGCACACACCATTTTATCTGGCTTTAGGGGCTGTTACAGGGATAGTTTCAGTTTACTTCAATCGTGCTGTACTGAAAACCGAAAGTATGCTGGAAAAATTTAGAAACCCTTGGTTAAAAATCCTCTATGGTGGAGGAATCTTGGGATTGCTTATATTTTTCTTCCCTCCAATATACGGAGAAGGCTATAACACACTTAATTCATTGATTTCCGGAGACCCCTCCACATTACTTGACAGAAGTCCTTTCTTTTCAGAAATTGACAATAGTTATTTTATCCTTGCCTACTTATTATTAATTATCATCTCCAAACCAGTAGCCGCTGCACTGACCATAGGCAGTGGTGGTAGTGGAGGGATTTTTGCCCCATCTTTATATGTAGGAGGGATAACTGGTTTCCTTTTTGCCTATTCGAGCAATTTTTTTGGAGGATATATCCCACTACCTGTGGCCCACTTTACGCTAGTAGCCATGTGCGGGGTGATGAGCGGAGTGCAACATGCACCGCTATCTGCGATATTCCTCATAGCTGAGGTCACCGGTGGTTATGAGTTATTTGTGCCCCTAATGCTGGTATCTGCCATTTCCATGGCCACAGCCAGCTATTTCAATAAAAACTCACTTTATAGAAGCCAATTAGTTGAACAAGGAAAGCATCTCCCTGAAACCAAGGATGAACAGGTCCTTGACCTGATCGACATCCGTAGGATTATGGAAAAAGACCTACTGCCCATTCACCCAGACGCCAGCCTAAAGGATTTGTGTGGATTGGTAAAACTTTCGAAGCGGAATATTTTTCCGGTAGTTGATGGAGAAGGACAGCTGAATGGCATCATCACACTGGACGATATCCGAAACATCATGTTTGATAGAGAAAAACAGGAAACTGTTCAGGTCCGTCAAATCATGCACAGTCCACCCGACAGTATCCAACCTGCTGAAGGCATGCGGGAAGTAATGGGGAAATTCGAAAAATCTGGTGCTTGGAACCTGCCAGTGGTGGATAATGGAAGGTACTTAGGTTTTATAAGTAAGTCTAGAATCTTCAATGCTTACCGCACCAGGCTTATTCGCCAGCAACAAGAATAA
- the glmM gene encoding phosphoglucosamine mutase, protein MTLIKSISGIRGTIGGKAGEALTPLDVVKFTSAYGAWILEKTNNPKVVIGRDARISGDMISKLVTATLQGLGIHVIDLGLSTTPTVEFAVPLEKAGGGIILTASHNPIQWNALKLLNDKGEFISDQDGKEVLEKAEKEDFKFAEVKKLGAYTLVDDYLDRHIEHVLSLDLVDQEAIAARKFRVVIDCVNSTGGLALPKLLTALGVEHVEEMYCEPNGHFPHNPEPLPENLRDISGKLHNGKFDLGIVVDPDVDRLAFLTEDGTPFGEEYTLVAVSDYVLSQTPGNTVSNLSSTRALRDVTEKHKGVYNAAAVGEVNVVNKMKETNAVIGGEGNGGVIYPASHYGRDALVGIGLFLTHLAKFGKTASRLRASYPNYYISKNKIELTPEIDVDSILDEITRKYSKQPINNIDGVKIEFDKEWVHLRKSNTEPIIRIYSESESQATAEHLANKLILDIKEVISLAK, encoded by the coding sequence GTGACTTTAATTAAATCTATTTCCGGTATTCGAGGAACTATCGGAGGAAAAGCTGGGGAAGCTTTGACCCCCTTGGATGTGGTAAAATTCACTTCTGCTTATGGTGCTTGGATTTTAGAAAAAACCAATAATCCCAAAGTAGTAATAGGAAGAGATGCCAGGATATCAGGAGATATGATCTCCAAATTGGTAACTGCCACACTACAGGGATTGGGTATTCATGTGATTGACCTGGGGCTAAGTACCACACCTACGGTGGAATTTGCAGTCCCATTGGAAAAAGCAGGTGGTGGAATCATCCTTACAGCCAGCCATAACCCCATTCAGTGGAATGCCTTGAAGTTGCTCAATGACAAAGGAGAGTTTATTTCCGACCAGGATGGCAAGGAAGTACTTGAAAAAGCTGAAAAGGAAGATTTCAAATTTGCAGAAGTAAAAAAACTGGGCGCGTATACCTTGGTCGATGATTATTTGGACAGGCATATTGAACATGTGCTAAGTCTTGATCTGGTGGACCAAGAAGCTATTGCGGCCAGAAAATTCAGGGTGGTCATTGACTGTGTCAACTCCACTGGAGGTTTGGCATTGCCTAAATTATTGACGGCATTGGGCGTGGAGCATGTCGAAGAAATGTATTGTGAGCCTAATGGCCATTTCCCGCACAATCCTGAGCCATTACCAGAAAACTTAAGGGATATTTCAGGAAAATTGCATAATGGCAAATTTGACCTTGGGATCGTGGTGGACCCGGATGTGGACAGGCTAGCATTTTTAACAGAGGACGGTACACCATTTGGTGAAGAATATACCTTAGTGGCCGTTTCTGATTATGTGCTGTCCCAGACTCCTGGAAACACCGTGTCCAACTTGAGTTCTACCAGGGCCTTAAGAGATGTGACCGAAAAGCACAAAGGAGTCTATAATGCTGCTGCTGTAGGAGAGGTGAATGTAGTAAACAAAATGAAGGAGACCAATGCGGTGATCGGTGGCGAAGGTAATGGCGGAGTGATTTACCCTGCTTCCCATTATGGCCGGGATGCATTGGTAGGAATTGGCTTGTTCTTAACGCACTTGGCGAAGTTCGGAAAAACGGCCAGTAGGTTAAGAGCGAGTTATCCGAATTACTATATATCAAAAAATAAAATTGAGCTTACACCGGAAATTGATGTGGATTCGATTCTGGATGAGATTACCAGAAAATATAGTAAGCAACCTATCAACAATATTGATGGGGTAAAGATAGAGTTTGATAAAGAATGGGTTCACTTGCGTAAATCCAATACAGAACCTATTATCAGAATTTATTCTGAATCAGAAAGTCAGGCAACAGCCGAACATTTGGCCAATAAATTGATCCTTGATATCAAAGAGGTGATTTCGCTGGCCAAGTAA
- a CDS encoding peptidoglycan DD-metalloendopeptidase family protein — protein sequence MDFTAANADLKSLDLKDTAKFSEYVFGKLRQEGKDFGYGGYMEPRAIYQRSEVFGKSEGEFRNIHLGIDIWAKPGQPVYAPMEGKVHSFNDNGAFGNYGPAIILEHQLFGEFFYTLYGHLERADLVGLEKGQPISAGQAFCHIGPFPENGDWPPHLHFQMILDLEGNEGDYPGVCTAKDVDKYNKNCPDPTIFISLDNF from the coding sequence ATGGATTTTACTGCGGCCAATGCCGATTTAAAAAGTCTGGATCTGAAGGATACGGCTAAATTCAGTGAATATGTCTTTGGGAAGCTAAGGCAGGAAGGGAAGGATTTTGGTTACGGGGGCTATATGGAGCCAAGGGCCATTTACCAAAGGAGCGAGGTTTTTGGAAAATCTGAGGGCGAGTTTAGAAATATCCATTTGGGAATTGATATATGGGCAAAGCCGGGACAACCCGTTTATGCACCCATGGAAGGCAAGGTACACAGTTTCAATGACAACGGTGCTTTCGGGAATTATGGTCCTGCCATTATTTTGGAACATCAGCTTTTTGGAGAGTTTTTTTATACGCTCTATGGTCATCTTGAGAGGGCAGATTTGGTAGGGCTGGAGAAGGGACAGCCTATTTCAGCCGGGCAGGCTTTTTGTCATATAGGTCCTTTCCCTGAAAATGGAGATTGGCCACCTCATTTGCATTTCCAGATGATTTTGGATCTAGAAGGTAATGAGGGAGACTACCCCGGAGTGTGTACGGCCAAGGATGTGGATAAATACAACAAGAATTGCCCAGATCCGACAATATTCATCTCATTGGATAATTTTTAA
- a CDS encoding mechanosensitive ion channel family protein gives MDINAETLQTLYDQGIELLMNIVPSIIYAILIFIVGKIIINKIINSMKAVIAKREPDPSLTNFLMSLTSALLYVLLFLTIAFVLGIPVTSFVAILGAAGLAIGLALQGSLANFAGGVLILLFKPFKVDDVIEAKGHLGVVESIDILYTKMKTFDNKDIIIPNGALANSDLINMSNKPTRRSEIKVGVAYGTDLKKTRKIMLDVFAQDKRIHQDPEPVVFFTNFGDSSLDLVARIWSDAADLWPVYFDNMERIKEAFEENNIEIPFPQRDINHYYPDGKQEA, from the coding sequence ATGGACATTAATGCAGAAACTTTACAGACCTTATATGATCAAGGAATAGAGCTCTTAATGAACATTGTTCCAAGTATTATTTATGCTATTCTTATCTTCATTGTGGGTAAGATTATCATCAATAAAATAATAAACTCCATGAAGGCGGTAATTGCCAAAAGGGAACCAGACCCTTCGCTTACCAACTTCTTAATGAGTCTTACCAGTGCATTATTATATGTACTGTTATTTTTGACCATTGCCTTTGTCCTGGGTATTCCAGTGACTTCCTTTGTGGCCATTTTAGGTGCTGCTGGTTTGGCGATTGGTCTAGCACTCCAAGGTTCTCTGGCCAATTTTGCCGGTGGGGTGTTGATACTATTGTTCAAGCCTTTCAAAGTGGACGATGTGATTGAAGCAAAGGGGCACTTGGGTGTGGTAGAATCCATTGATATTCTTTATACGAAGATGAAGACCTTTGACAATAAGGACATTATTATCCCAAATGGGGCATTGGCCAATTCCGACTTGATCAATATGTCCAATAAGCCTACCAGAAGATCTGAAATCAAGGTAGGTGTGGCCTATGGTACGGATCTAAAGAAAACCAGAAAAATCATGTTGGACGTTTTTGCGCAGGATAAAAGAATTCACCAAGATCCTGAGCCAGTGGTCTTCTTTACCAATTTCGGAGATAGTTCTTTGGATCTTGTAGCCAGAATTTGGTCAGATGCGGCAGACCTATGGCCTGTGTATTTTGATAATATGGAAAGAATCAAAGAAGCTTTTGAGGAAAACAATATTGAAATTCCTTTTCCCCAAAGAGATATCAACCATTATTATCCTGATGGAAAGCAAGAAGCTTGA
- a CDS encoding cysteine desulfurase family protein translates to MKVYFDNAATTALDEKVLEAMLPYMTGYYGNPSSVHSHGREVRTAIERSRKKVAELLNVSPGEIFFTSGGTEADNTALVCAIESFGIKEVLTSPIEHHAVLHTLQMCEKAGKIKLCYAKLSDKGEIDMNHLTDWVKSHPQSMVSIMHANNEIGNINDIQAIGEICREHEVFFHSDTVQTMGHYVHDLKKLAVDAIVAGGHKFHGPKGSGFLYLNKKKKIRPFIYGGAQERNMRGGTENVYGIVGIAKALELAYAEMATHQAQIERVKSRFIERLKQDIPGVEFNGLSADMDKSLYTVLNVSLPPSEQNSGMLLFNLDLSGISASGGSACSSGATVGSHVLRALNASPERDAVRFSFSRFNTIEEVDYTVDKLKELYGVIA, encoded by the coding sequence ATGAAAGTTTATTTTGACAATGCAGCTACTACAGCCTTGGATGAAAAGGTGCTGGAGGCCATGTTGCCCTATATGACAGGGTACTATGGCAATCCATCATCGGTTCACTCGCATGGCCGGGAGGTTCGGACGGCGATCGAAAGGTCACGGAAAAAAGTGGCTGAATTACTTAATGTCAGCCCTGGAGAAATTTTCTTTACTTCAGGAGGGACCGAAGCAGACAATACGGCATTGGTATGTGCCATTGAAAGCTTTGGCATCAAAGAAGTATTAACTTCTCCAATAGAGCATCACGCTGTATTACACACGCTACAAATGTGTGAAAAAGCAGGGAAAATCAAGCTCTGCTATGCCAAACTGAGTGACAAGGGTGAAATCGACATGAACCATTTGACAGATTGGGTGAAGTCGCATCCCCAATCCATGGTTTCCATCATGCATGCCAATAATGAAATTGGCAATATCAATGATATACAGGCTATTGGAGAAATCTGTAGGGAGCATGAGGTCTTTTTCCATTCTGACACGGTGCAGACCATGGGGCACTATGTCCATGACTTAAAAAAATTGGCCGTTGATGCTATAGTGGCCGGGGGGCATAAGTTTCATGGCCCAAAAGGCTCAGGTTTTCTTTATTTGAACAAGAAAAAGAAGATTCGTCCGTTCATATATGGAGGAGCACAAGAACGAAATATGCGTGGTGGTACAGAAAATGTCTATGGCATAGTAGGAATCGCCAAGGCTTTGGAGTTGGCCTATGCAGAGATGGCCACACATCAAGCACAGATAGAAAGGGTGAAGTCGAGGTTCATTGAGCGCCTGAAGCAGGATATTCCCGGAGTGGAATTTAATGGGCTTTCTGCTGATATGGATAAGAGCCTTTATACGGTGTTAAATGTTAGCCTTCCTCCTTCAGAACAGAACAGCGGCATGTTGCTTTTCAACTTGGACTTAAGCGGTATTTCAGCCTCAGGAGGTTCTGCTTGTAGCAGCGGTGCAACAGTTGGGTCTCATGTACTGAGAGCATTGAATGCCAGTCCAGAAAGAGATGCTGTAAGGTTTTCCTTCAGTCGTTTTAATACCATAGAAGAAGTAGATTATACAGTAGATAAATTAAAAGAACTATATGGTGTAATAGCCTAA
- a CDS encoding nickel-binding protein produces the protein MDFHQFDHITTEDVKTSLIQDEAKLKNFGVKYHQFWVNEASGTVFCLIEGPDKATCEMSCPFPHNQLTFFIKEVETGFFKNMLGIQPFLVDDPKAEKKAAPDLGDRFILALNLWPSSIQNLTRAGDPPMIPSWASNTIREIIEHQESKALNNFRAEDIIAQFGEANQAFYCALKLQKQLTKANQHSLQPVSFKIGLCAGKAENTDYLKYTVQYAQCLSRIAYNQQIIVSSSVSKHLTSMNQFDSLATKIISPLEESFIVKVCSTSDQNLSDQSFTIAKLCKHIGISRPQLYRKITSITGRPPIIFLRDLRLEKARKLLLQKTENIAQVALEVGYSSPSYFTKCFIEKFGYKPSYILAH, from the coding sequence ATGGACTTTCATCAGTTCGACCACATCACCACAGAGGATGTAAAGACCAGCCTCATCCAGGATGAAGCTAAACTGAAGAACTTTGGCGTAAAATACCATCAGTTCTGGGTCAATGAAGCAAGTGGTACTGTCTTTTGCTTGATAGAAGGCCCAGACAAGGCTACTTGTGAAATGTCCTGTCCCTTTCCCCATAATCAGCTCACCTTCTTCATCAAGGAAGTTGAAACAGGCTTCTTTAAAAACATGCTGGGCATCCAACCATTCCTAGTTGATGACCCTAAAGCAGAAAAGAAGGCAGCCCCTGATCTTGGAGATAGATTTATCCTTGCCCTTAACCTTTGGCCAAGTTCCATCCAAAATTTGACACGCGCAGGGGACCCTCCCATGATACCTTCCTGGGCCAGTAACACCATCAGGGAAATAATAGAACATCAAGAAAGCAAAGCCCTCAATAATTTTAGAGCCGAGGACATTATTGCCCAGTTTGGTGAAGCCAATCAGGCATTTTATTGTGCCCTGAAGCTTCAAAAACAGCTCACAAAAGCAAACCAGCATTCCCTTCAGCCAGTTTCATTTAAAATTGGGCTTTGTGCCGGAAAGGCTGAAAATACCGATTACCTGAAATATACCGTTCAGTATGCGCAATGCCTAAGCAGGATAGCCTATAATCAGCAAATCATTGTTTCTTCCTCTGTCTCCAAGCACCTGACATCAATGAATCAATTTGACTCCTTAGCTACCAAAATCATTTCTCCTTTGGAAGAAAGCTTTATCGTCAAAGTCTGCTCGACATCAGACCAAAATTTATCAGATCAAAGTTTTACCATTGCAAAACTCTGCAAACACATAGGGATCAGCCGGCCACAACTATACCGCAAAATCACCTCTATTACTGGAAGACCTCCCATCATCTTCCTCAGGGATCTTCGGCTGGAAAAAGCACGCAAACTCCTGCTGCAAAAGACAGAGAACATTGCCCAAGTGGCCTTGGAAGTTGGATACAGCAGTCCCTCTTACTTCACCAAATGCTTCATTGAAAAATTTGGATATAAACCATCCTATATATTGGCTCATTAA